ATCTGTCCTACAAATAGCTTGCTTTTCTTATTTTTTAAGTAAGTTTTACTATCCAATGAATGGCATGAACATTGGGATGACAACTACTGTTACAACCCCAACTACCGTTACAGCAATACTTGCCATCGCTGCCTCTACCTCACCCATTTCAATTCCTACTGCAACTCCTAATGCATGACCCGCTGTTCCAAGTGCTAAACCTTTTGCAATCGGATGTTTCACTCTAAATGTTTTTAAGAATAATGCTCCTAATGCGTATACGATAACTGCGTTGAAAATAACTGCAAACGATGTAATTGCTGGAATACCACCAATACTTTCTGAAATTGGTAACGCAATTGCTGTTGTTGCTGCTTGTGGTAGCATTGAATTCATTACTGCTGTATCTAAACCGATTGCTTTTGCAACAATGAACACGACAATTACTGAGCAAATAGATCCAACCACGATAGCTGATAAAATTTGCCACCAATATTTTTTCAACTTATCAACTTGTTTATATAGTGGGATAGCGAATGCAATTGTTGCTGGCTCTAAGAAGAAACTAATCATTTTTCCGCCAGTATTATATTCTTCAAAAGTAAAGTTACCTACCTTTAG
This DNA window, taken from Bacillus cereus ATCC 14579, encodes the following:
- the lrgB gene encoding antiholin-like protein LrgB, which gives rise to MASTMTPYFGIVVSLIAYGIGTLLFKHSKGFFLFTPLFVAMVLGIVFLKVGNFTFEEYNTGGKMISFFLEPATIAFAIPLYKQVDKLKKYWWQILSAIVVGSICSVIVVFIVAKAIGLDTAVMNSMLPQAATTAIALPISESIGGIPAITSFAVIFNAVIVYALGALFLKTFRVKHPIAKGLALGTAGHALGVAVGIEMGEVEAAMASIAVTVVGVVTVVVIPMFMPFIG